CCCGATAAGGGCAGAAGGTGGCGAATTGAGCAGTGGCAGCAGCTCAGTTCGCCATTTTCACATCTAACGCCGATTTGGGCACATCAGAGAGGACCAAGGGACAGTGGTCTTGAGTTTTACAGGCGAACACACCCAAAAGGTGGACAGCAAGGGACGCATGTCGATCCCTGCTGATTTTCGTCGTGTGCTTGAGGCTGGCGATCCCGAATGGACCACTGGCCTATCTCCCCGCATGTATCTTCTTTATGGCGATCACCTGAAAAACGAACTGCACGGCTACACCGTGGAAGAGTTCAATAAGGTCGTCGATCAAATCAACGCATTGCCTCGTGGGTCTGACGCGAAAAAACGCCTGTCCCGGCTGTTTATCGGTCAATCCATCAAGCTGGACGTTGATAAGGATGGTCGCACTGTCATGCCCATCAAGCAGCGCCAGAAACTTGGCCTGAAAGACGGTGAGCTGTATTTCAGCGGCCTTGGTGATCACTTCGAGATTTGGAAAGCCGAAACCTATACCGAGGAAGTCGGCGATAACATGGCCGATTGGCTTGAAGGGCAGGGCGACGACTTTGATCCGCTCAGCCTGTTGGACGGATAAAGAATATGTCAGCTGCCGCAGACCAAAACGACCCTCACATTCCTGTCCTGATCCGGCCGCTTATCCAAGCGGTCGCACCTGTCTCTGGCGTTTGGCTGGATGGCACGTTCGGGGCGGGGGGGTACACACGTGAATTGCTGGCCGCCGGCGCGGATAAAGTGATCGGTGTGGATCGCGATCCAT
The Rhodobacteraceae bacterium S2214 genome window above contains:
- a CDS encoding cell division/cell wall cluster transcriptional repressor MraZ, which gives rise to MVLSFTGEHTQKVDSKGRMSIPADFRRVLEAGDPEWTTGLSPRMYLLYGDHLKNELHGYTVEEFNKVVDQINALPRGSDAKKRLSRLFIGQSIKLDVDKDGRTVMPIKQRQKLGLKDGELYFSGLGDHFEIWKAETYTEEVGDNMADWLEGQGDDFDPLSLLDG